The following coding sequences lie in one Lacerta agilis isolate rLacAgi1 chromosome 4, rLacAgi1.pri, whole genome shotgun sequence genomic window:
- the LOC117045166 gene encoding zinc finger protein 420-like, protein GEKPYQCMECGKSFSQSAHLTSHQRIHTGEKPYQCVECGKSFSQSSSLTSHQRIHIGEKPYQCVECGRSFSRKDGLTSHQRIHTGEKPYQCVECGKSFSRKGSLTSHQIIHIEEKPYQCVECGKSFIDGSSLTSHQRIHTGETPYQCLECGKRFSHSSKLASHHRIHTGEKPYQCFECGKSFSHNHSLTSHQRIHTGEKPYQCFECGKSFSHSRSLTYHQRIHTGEKPYQCVECGKRFSRKNSLTSHQRIHIGEKPYQCVECGKSFCQSSHLTFHQRIHTGEKPYQCVECGKSFSHSSSLTSHQIIHTGEKPYQCMECGKSFSRKDNLTSHQRIHIVEKHYQCVECGKSFTDGSSLNSHQRIHTGEKPYQCFECGKSFRQSSQLTSHRRIHTGEKPYQCVECGKRFSNSSSLTSHQRIHTGEKPYQCVECGKSFSKKESLTSHQRIHIGEKPYQSVKCGKSFCQSSNLTSHQRIHTGEKPYQCVECGSSFSQSSRLTSHQRIHTGEKPYQCVECGKSFSRKDNLTSHQRIHTGEKPYQCFECGRSFSKKESLTSHQRIHTGEKP, encoded by the coding sequence ggggagaaaccctatcagtgcatggaatgtggaaagagcttcagtcagagcgcccatctcacatcccatcaaagaattcacacaggggagaaaccctatcagtgtgtggaatgtggaaagagcttcagtcagagctcctctctcacttcccatcaaagaattcatataggggagaaaccctatcagtgtgtggaatgtggaaggagcttcagtaggaaggacggtctcacttcccatcaaagaattcatacaggggagaaaccatatcagtgtgtggaatgtggaaagagcttcagtaggaagggcagtctcacttcccatcaaataattcatatagaggagaaaccctatcagtgtgtggaatgtggaaagagtttcattgatggctcctctctcacttcccatcaaagaattcatacaggggagacaccctatcagtgtttggaatgtggaaagagattcagtcacAGCTCCAAACTCGcttcccatcacagaattcatacaggggagaaaccctatcagtgcttcgaatgtggaaagagctttagtcacaaccatagtctcacttcccatcaaagaattcatacaggggagaaaccctatcagtgcttcgaatgtggaaagagctttagtcacagccgCAGTCTCacttaccatcaaagaattcatacaggggagaaaccatatcagtgcgtggaatgtggaaagaggttcagtaGAAAGAACagcctcacttcccatcaaagaattcatataggggagaaaccctatcagtgtgtggaatgtggaaagagcttctgtcagagctcccatctcactttccatcaaagaattcatacaggggagaaaccatatcagtgtgtggagtgtggaaagagcttcagtcatagctcctctctcacttcccatcaaataattcatacaggggagaaaccatatcagtgcatggaatgtgggaagagcttcagtaggaaggacaatctcacttcccatcaaagaattcatatagtGGAGAAACActatcaatgtgtggaatgtggaaagagctttactgATGGCTCCTCTCtcaattcccatcaaagaattcatacaggggagaaaccctatcagtgcttcgaatgtggaaagagcttccgtcagagctcccaactcacttcccatcgaagaattcatacaggggagaaaccctatcaatgtgtggaatgtggaaagagattcagtaacagctcctctctcacttcccatcaaagaattcatacaggggagaaaccatatcagtgcgtggaatgtggaaagagcttcagtaagaaggagagtctcacttcccatcaaagaattcatataggggagaaaccctatcagtcggtgaaatgtggaaagagcttctgtcagagttccaatctcacttcccatcaaagaattcatacaggggagaaaccatatcagtgtgtggaatgtggaagtAGCTTCAGTCAAAGCTCCcgactcacttcccatcaaagaattcatacaggggagaaaccatatcagtgcgtggaatgtgggaagagcttcagtaggaaggacaatctcacttcccatcaaagaatccatacaggggagaaaccctatcagtgctttgaatgtggaaggagcttcagtaagaaagaaagtctcacttcccatcaaagaattcatacaggggagaaaccatag